CACCCGGTCGCCCTTCTTGAGCTTCCCCAGCATCTCGCGATAGCGTCGCTGCTGCATCTGCTGCGGCCGGATCAGCATGAAATAGAACACCACAAAGATCGCCACCCACAGCAGCACCGGGGCAACCTGCTGGACTTGCTGGGCATTCACGCACGAGCCTCCAGGCGCGACATCGGGCATGGTGTTCTGCGGTTCGAAAACGATTCCCTGCCGCCCCTTGATTGACAAGCGTTTCCGGCACGGCGCGGCTGGCGGCGAAGCCTACCACGCGGTCCGGTAACGGGCCAGCAGCTCACCGCTCCACGCCGCGAACCGATCCTCGAGAATGGCCGCGCGCATATCCCGGGCGAGGCGGGCCATGAACGTCAGGTTATGCAGGCTCACGAGGCGCGGGCCGAGCATCTCACCGGCCT
Above is a genomic segment from bacterium containing:
- the yajC gene encoding preprotein translocase subunit YajC yields the protein MNAQQVQQVAPVLLWVAIFVVFYFMLIRPQQMQQRRYREMLGKLKKGDRVLTKGGLYAVVLEIKDNQLTLELAQNLRVRAERSAVQTVVNKGGTGA